In [Leptolyngbya] sp. PCC 7376, a genomic segment contains:
- a CDS encoding IS982 family transposase, translating into MTSPELLFCAVDDFCQVFEPQWQQQLLASKQNRRCRPGSLSLSEIMTILIAFHQSHYRNFKYFYLINVRHYWRGAFPRAVSYQRFVEWMPSTLVPLCVYLQYCYGQCTGISFIDATSIKVCHNRRISQHRVFDRHAARGKTSVGWFFGFKLHLVINDRGELLNVKVTPGNTDDIESKEWVKTQSEKRL; encoded by the coding sequence ATGACTAGTCCAGAGCTTTTGTTTTGTGCTGTTGATGATTTCTGCCAAGTCTTTGAACCTCAATGGCAACAACAATTACTGGCCTCGAAACAAAACCGACGATGTCGTCCCGGAAGTCTGAGTTTAAGCGAAATAATGACGATATTGATTGCTTTTCATCAATCTCACTATCGTAATTTCAAATATTTCTATCTCATCAATGTGCGTCATTACTGGCGAGGAGCGTTTCCACGAGCCGTGAGTTACCAACGTTTTGTGGAATGGATGCCTTCGACATTAGTACCTCTATGTGTCTACCTACAGTACTGTTATGGCCAATGCACAGGTATCAGCTTTATTGATGCCACCAGTATCAAGGTTTGTCACAATCGCCGTATCTCTCAACATCGTGTTTTTGATCGCCATGCTGCTCGAGGGAAAACCTCTGTGGGTTGGTTCTTTGGCTTCAAACTACATCTGGTCATCAATGACCGTGGAGAATTACTCAATGTGAAAGTCACACCTGGCAACACTGATGATATAGAGAGCAAGGAGTGGGTTAAGACACAGAGCGAAAAGCGACTCTGA
- a CDS encoding IS1 family transposase (programmed frameshift) translates to MTIHCPQCNAQDIIKSGFAKNRQRFKCKQCNYQFTSFSKERGKPLWMKLEAVLMYMSGMSMNATAKILGVSAQSVLNWVRDFGEANYEKPTPESAVVVELDELWHFIQGEKNKLWVWKAYDRNTGRLIDWELGSRDSRTLGHLLERLSQWQITVYCTDDWKPYQQLLENHPDAFHVISKKETVAIERNNSDNRHWFARFHRRTKVVSKSKHMVDLSMALFAKFRVNGSIELLRNWRLTLLS, encoded by the exons ATGACAATTCACTGCCCCCAATGTAATGCTCAAGACATCATCAAAAGTGGATTCGCTAAAAATCGTCAACGATTTAAGTGTAAGCAGTGTAATTATCAATTTACAAGCTTTTCTAAAGAACGAGGCAAGCCTCTCTGGATGAAATTAGAAGCTGTATTGATGTATATGAGTGGTATGTCCATGAATGCGACAGCCAAGATTCTCGGTGTATCAGCTCAATCAGTGCTCAATTGGGTAAGAGATTTCGGTGAAGCCAATTATGAAAAGCCCACTCCTGAGTCTGCTGTCGTGGTGGAGCTAGATGAGCTATGGCATTTTATCCAAG GAGAAAAAAACAAACTTTGGGTCTGGAAAGCATATGACCGTAATACTGGGCGACTCATTGACTGGGAATTGGGAAGTCGTGATAGTCGAACTTTAGGTCATTTACTAGAGCGGTTATCGCAATGGCAAATCACTGTCTATTGCACCGATGATTGGAAACCCTATCAACAGCTATTAGAGAATCACCCAGATGCTTTTCATGTCATTAGTAAGAAAGAGACGGTAGCAATTGAGAGAAATAACTCGGACAATCGCCATTGGTTTGCACGGTTTCATCGCAGGACGAAGGTCGTCTCTAAATCAAAACACATGGTGGACTTGAGCATGGCACTGTTTGCGAAATTTAGAGTGAATGGAAGTATTGAGCTACTGCGCAATTGGCGTTTAACATTACTCTCTTGA